GCATCTGAAGTTGGGGGCCGGACTTGTGCGGTCGTGGCGGCTTGACGTCCCGTGATTTCGCCGGAGTGGCCGTCGTGGGCCGGGATGGCGACGTGGTGTGAGCCTCCGCCCGGCCGCCCTGCGGCCCTGCGGTGTGATCTTGGTGGTTCGCTGCGGGCTGTGGGGTGTGACCGTCGAGCCGTGGCTCGACGGTCACCGTGCTTCTGTTCGTTTCGTGGTTCTCGGGGTTGGGCCCTCTCAGCAGGTGGCCGTGGATGTGGTGGGGCTCAGGATGATGTTCCTGATGCACACGCCGAGGGTCCTCGCCCTGTTGGTGTCCAACATCCTGGTGCTGTTCATCAGGACGGCGATGGTGATGTTCTGGTCGGGGTGGATCTCCAGGTAGGACAAGGCGCCGGGGTTCTGCCTCCCGGTCTTGGTGGCGATGAGGCGACCGGGGATGGTGGAGTCCATCTCCCAGCCGTAGGCGTAGGGGTTGGTGGTGTCGGGCGGGGTCCACATGGTGGTCTGGGAGGTCGGGGAGATGATCTCGTTCCGAGCGAGCTTGTCACCGAAGCGGGCCAGGTCGACGACCGTCGATTCCAGGCCGCCGCCCAGGGTCTTCCAGTCCTCGATGTCGCTGGACCACATTGTTGCCGGAGTCGTACTGGATCATGCGGCGGACGGCGGTGTCGCCGAGGTCCGACGGCCGGAGGGTCTCCAGCTCGTGAGGCGTGGTCAACCAGTCGCGCACCAGTGCCTGATGTTCCCGGCCTCGGCGGCGGCCTCCAGGGCGGCGCCCAGCAGCGTGTAGCCGTGCGTGGAGTAGTGGTAGGTCGGCGGGGTGCACACCAGGTCGTCGTTCCAGAACATGCGGGACGCGTCCAGGGCGCTCGCGTACGGCATGTCATC
The DNA window shown above is from Thermomonospora umbrina and carries:
- a CDS encoding serine hydrolase; this translates as MWSSDIEDWKTLGGGLESTVVDLARFGDKLARNEIISPTSQTTMWTPPDTTNPYAYGWEMDSTIPGRLIATKTGRQNPGALSYLEIHPDQNITIAVLMNSTRMLDTNRARTLGVCIRNIILSPTTSTATC